Below is a window of Fuerstiella sp. DNA.
GCTGCAGGCACCTACAATTACAGCATCGGCTCGATCTGCTTCAATAATTCGCACGGATTCGGCCAGTGCGAGGAGTGCGGACGCATCGCGGGATGTAATGGTATTGTTGGGGCCCTGTGCGTCATGGTCGATCGAAATATGACACGCGGGCATGTTCGGTAACTGACGCAGAAGCCACAATGGAGCGATCCGGCCGAGTCCGGCTTCTCCCCAGCGGGTCATATCGATTTCTTTGGTTCCTTTGCGACACGCTTTGACGGCAGCTGCCAGTTCTTCGGGGTGTGTTGTCATGCGGCCAGCACCGAAAGTGACACCGAGGCGAAGGGGGTCGATATCGCCGGTTGCCAACCCTGAGTCCGCCATTGCCTGACGGGCTGATGCGACGCCCAGCTGCATATCACGGGACATGACCTTCAGAAACTTTCGATCCCGAAGATGTCGAACGGGATCGAAGTCCCGTACTTCTGCCCCAAACGCTGACGGCAGTTTGTCGTGAGGAATCGACAGAACATCGATACCGCTGCGACTCTCTTTCAAGCTCGTCCAGAACGCGTCTATGCCAATGCCGATGGGAGAGACAACTCCCAATCCTGTAATGACAATGCGAGCACCGTCTCGCGCAGCCATGGAAACGCCCCAATTCTCGGGCCGCTACTGCCACATCCTGGACAGCCAACGACGACCCGATTCAAGAAATTCACTAATGATTCCTGCTCGGTTCACGCTGATTTACACACCAGAAACGACGGATCAGCCGGTCAGTAATTTCTGAATCTACCAGCTCTTCCGGATAGACGATCGTTTCCGGAGTGTTGTTGACCCCACTGTTGCCCATAGGCAGCGGAATCGAGAACAGGAACAATTCACAGACAAATCTACCAACGTAGTCCGATTCAGCCGAATCTTTGCAGATTACAAAAGTTAATGTGATTTGCGTCAAGATCGGATATTCAGATTAACTATTCCGCGGGAATCCAGTTCCTTGGGCAACCACAGCTTCCGGCATTTTCGTGCAGACCAGCTGATCTGCTGACGGGGCCATCTCCATGTTGGACGGCTGGCCCTGCTGTTCCTGTTTGTTTGCGACCACTTACCCTAACTGTGCTACGTTCCACAGGCACATGTTTACCAGTCCTATACGGAAAGTCCCTGTGGGTTCCAGTGTGGTTTGTGGCTGTTTTCTACGTCTTGACAGATGTCTCTTCGAAAGTGGTGCGATCCGTTGATCGCATGATTTTCTGTAGGTATGGTCGAAAGAGTTCCATGAAAATCTCTGCGATTTGGTTGACACTGTTCTACTTTATTTTCACGGGGTATGGACGGGCCAGCGGAAGGCATCTCCATTTATTTCAATCAGGGAAAGAAGAGTGTTCTCGCTATCGAATTTCATCTCTGGTCGTCACGGAAGGTGGACGGATTTTTGGCAATTTGCGAAGGACGAGTAGATGGGGTGGCCAGAGACGCGGGTCTGGTATGCAAACGTAGTGTGGATGACGGGGCAACCTGGTCGGGGCTGAAGGTGATAGTGGACTGGGTAGAAACACCGTCGGCAACCAGGCGGTGCTGGTTGATGGCTAAACGTACAACGTACGTGGTGTGGATTGCGCACACAGTCCGTTCGGGAGAGGAATCGGAGGAGACGATAACACGCGGTAATACGAAACAATCGACATGTGTCTTGCTGAGGCACAGCAGGGATGAGGGACAGACGTGGAACGCGTCACACGATATTACTAAGGCAGTGAAACGCGACGACTTGACGTGGTGCGGCTGTGATCCAGGCGTAGGAATTCAACTGGAAAGCGGGCGGGAACGCAGGCAGGCTCAATGGTGAATCTCAGGCCCTGTAACGATCAGGCGGTTCTGTTCATCTGAATGTCCGTACCTCAGGCCAGGGACCGCAGGTCCGCTCCATTATTGAGAGTCGAGATGGCGGCCATACCTGGTTCCGCAAGAAACCTGACCAAAACCACTGTACGACTCGCCCTGTCAGGCGAGTCCGTTGAAACTGAGGCCGCGAGATGGCAGTCCACGCTGGCTCTATTTCCACCCTGCAGGACCAACCGACACAATTCGAACGTTGGCCTCATCCTTAACGAAGGTCGTACATGGAATATCGGCACTGCTGCTGCCGGGCTGCGGCGACCTTCTGACCGGGATGCAGAGAAACGCTGGACGAATCTGTAACGGAGACACCTTACATTACAACCCCAGGCTGGTATCTCTAAGACGCTCGGCGGGG
It encodes the following:
- a CDS encoding glycoside hydrolase; this translates as MDGPAEGISIYFNQGKKSVLAIEFHLWSSRKVDGFLAICEGRVDGVARDAGLVCKRSVDDGATWSGLKVIVDWVETPSATRRCWLMAKRTTYVVWIAHTVRSGEESEETITRGNTKQSTCVLLRHSRDEGQTWNASHDITKAVKRDDLTWCGCDPGVGIQLESGRERRQAQW